In one window of Phyllopteryx taeniolatus isolate TA_2022b chromosome 23, UOR_Ptae_1.2, whole genome shotgun sequence DNA:
- the LOC133472438 gene encoding nuclear factor 1 B-type isoform X7: protein MRNARAFPDSQQSGSPSNNEPGKNPLPVYLEDSFIKSGVFSVAELVRVSRMPITHGAPVNFSMADMPGQPYYHDLNSSVGMHRSLSSPPGSKRPKTVNMEENMDTSPTGPDFYSSPSSPASSRANWHDRDGADMSSPSMKKPEKPMFSPTSPQESSPRISTFPQPHHPGLAGVGHSVISTRSPPPHSPLQFSASAILPPAPSSYFPHTTIRYPPHLNPADPLKSYVPSYDPSSPQSSQPNSSGQVVGKVPGHFTPVLAPSPHHGAVRPVSLSMPDTKPITTSTEGYSAPGTPTANRFVGLSPRDPAFLHQQQLKKCDWSVTQNGRHYGPSAVDDTLGIAWQSPGTWASLVPFQVSNGTPILPTNVHQNYSISIIGEPLVPAETGN from the exons ATGCGGAACGCACGAGCGTTTCCAG ACTCCCAGCAGTCAGGAAGTCCAAGTAACAATGAGCCAGGCAAGAACCCTCTTCCAG TCTATTTGGAAGACAGCTTCATCAAATCGGGAGTGTTCAGCGTTGCGGAACTGGTGCGAGTATCCAGAA TGCCCATTACCCACGGTGCGCCGGTGAACTTCTCCATGGCGGACATGCCCGGCCAGCCCTACTATCACGACCTGAACTCTAGCGTGGGGATGCATCGCTCCCTGTCCTCCCCACCCGGCAG CAAAAGGCCCAAAACCGTCAACATGGAGGAGAACATGGACACCAGCCCGACCGGTCCCGACTTCTACTCGTCGCCGAGCTCGCCGGCCAGCAGTCGGGCAAACTGGCATGACCGAGATGGAG CAGACATGTCCTCGCCTAGCATGAAGAAGCCAGAAAAGCCGATGTTCAGCCCCACCTCCCCGCAGGAGTCCTCGCCACGAATCAGCACTTTTCCTCAGCCTCATCACCCGGGCTTGGCGGGCGTAGGACACAGCG TTATATCGACGAGGAGTCCGCCGCCGCACTCGCCGCTGCAGTTCTCTGCCTCGGCCATCCTGCCCCCCGCGCCGTCGTCCTACTTCCCGCACACCACCATCCGCTACCCGCCCCACCTCAACCCGGCCGACCCCCTCAAGAGCTACGTGCCCTCGTACGACCCGTCCAGCCCGCAGAGCAGCCAG CCCAACAGCAGCGGCCAGGTAGTGGGCAAAGTCCCGGGCCACTTCACACCCGTCCTGGCTCCCTCCCCGCACCACGGCGCCGTGCGACCCGTCTCGCTGTCCATGCCCGACACCAAGCCCATCACCACGTCAACGGAAG GCTACTCGGCTCCCGGCACCCCGACGGCGAACCGCTTCGTTGGCCTGAGCCCCAGAGATCCCGCCTTCCTCCACCAGCAACAG CTGAAGAAGTGTGACTGGAGCGTGACTCAAAACGGCAGGCATTATGGCCCCAGTGCCGTCGACGACACTTTGGGGATTGCTTGGCAAAG TCCTGGTACCTGGGCGAGCTTAGTTCCATTCCAAGTGTCGAACGGGACGCCGATTCTGCCAACAAATGTCCACCAGAACTACAGCATAAGCATCATTGGTGAGCCGCTGGTCCCCGCTGAGACTGGGAACTGA
- the LOC133472438 gene encoding nuclear factor 1 B-type isoform X6 — MGIRIGVLVILTHQTTATLTHREQQHIQTKHRTTRTGVQYNLSALREQQQWPRIQRPQDLRRRLGVGSGGWWAPARPAVGCQSGGRRWDGASGEPQTTTEGATRSILWSAPNPSDRSSRRPRTNERERARGGGVPITHGAPVNFSMADMPGQPYYHDLNSSVGMHRSLSSPPGSKRPKTVNMEENMDTSPTGPDFYSSPSSPASSRANWHDRDGADMSSPSMKKPEKPMFSPTSPQESSPRISTFPQPHHPGLAGVGHSVISTRSPPPHSPLQFSASAILPPAPSSYFPHTTIRYPPHLNPADPLKSYVPSYDPSSPQSSQPNSSGQVVGKVPGHFTPVLAPSPHHGAVRPVSLSMPDTKPITTSTEGYSAPGTPTANRFVGLSPRDPAFLHQQQLKKCDWSVTQNGRHYGPSAVDDTLGIAWQSPGTWASLVPFQVSNGTPILPTNVHQNYSISIIGEPLVPAETGN, encoded by the exons atgggAATTCGAATTGGCGTTTTGGTCATTTTAACccatcaaacaactgctactttaacacacagggagcagcaacacatacaaacaaagcataGAACAACACGCACAGGCGTACAGTATAATCTTTCCGCTCTGCgggaacaacaacaatggccGCGCATCCAGCGTCCGCAGGACCTCCGCAGACGTCTCGGCGTGGGTAGCGGTGGGTGGTGGGCCCCCGCCAGGCCCGCAGTGGGTTGCCAGAGCGGCGGACGGCGGTGGGACGGTGCCAGTGGCGAACCTCAGACCACAACAGAAGGCGCCACACGCTCCATCCTCTGGTCGGCCCCAAACCCGAGCGACCGCTCGAGCCGGAGGCCGCGCACCAACGaacgagagagagcgagaggaggcGGGG TGCCCATTACCCACGGTGCGCCGGTGAACTTCTCCATGGCGGACATGCCCGGCCAGCCCTACTATCACGACCTGAACTCTAGCGTGGGGATGCATCGCTCCCTGTCCTCCCCACCCGGCAG CAAAAGGCCCAAAACCGTCAACATGGAGGAGAACATGGACACCAGCCCGACCGGTCCCGACTTCTACTCGTCGCCGAGCTCGCCGGCCAGCAGTCGGGCAAACTGGCATGACCGAGATGGAG CAGACATGTCCTCGCCTAGCATGAAGAAGCCAGAAAAGCCGATGTTCAGCCCCACCTCCCCGCAGGAGTCCTCGCCACGAATCAGCACTTTTCCTCAGCCTCATCACCCGGGCTTGGCGGGCGTAGGACACAGCG TTATATCGACGAGGAGTCCGCCGCCGCACTCGCCGCTGCAGTTCTCTGCCTCGGCCATCCTGCCCCCCGCGCCGTCGTCCTACTTCCCGCACACCACCATCCGCTACCCGCCCCACCTCAACCCGGCCGACCCCCTCAAGAGCTACGTGCCCTCGTACGACCCGTCCAGCCCGCAGAGCAGCCAG CCCAACAGCAGCGGCCAGGTAGTGGGCAAAGTCCCGGGCCACTTCACACCCGTCCTGGCTCCCTCCCCGCACCACGGCGCCGTGCGACCCGTCTCGCTGTCCATGCCCGACACCAAGCCCATCACCACGTCAACGGAAG GCTACTCGGCTCCCGGCACCCCGACGGCGAACCGCTTCGTTGGCCTGAGCCCCAGAGATCCCGCCTTCCTCCACCAGCAACAG CTGAAGAAGTGTGACTGGAGCGTGACTCAAAACGGCAGGCATTATGGCCCCAGTGCCGTCGACGACACTTTGGGGATTGCTTGGCAAAG TCCTGGTACCTGGGCGAGCTTAGTTCCATTCCAAGTGTCGAACGGGACGCCGATTCTGCCAACAAATGTCCACCAGAACTACAGCATAAGCATCATTGGTGAGCCGCTGGTCCCCGCTGAGACTGGGAACTGA